From the Streptomyces sp. Tu 2975 genome, one window contains:
- a CDS encoding alpha/beta fold hydrolase translates to MLPWKRALRPLSALMLAVAVALTPAATATAESTTAAPSSGWNDYNCKPSAAHPRPVVLVHGTLGNSVDNWLVLAPYLVKRGYCVFSLDYGQLPHVPFFHGLGPIDRSAEQLDAYVDKVLAATGAPKADIVGHSQGGMMPRYYLKFLGGAAKVNALVGIAPSNHGTNLNGFTKLLPYFPGAADLLGRHTPALADQVTGSAFLTKLNADGDTVPGVRYTVIATRYDEVVTPWRSQYLSGPNVRNVLLQDLCPLDLSEHVAIGVFDLIAYHEVANALDPAHARPTTCASVFG, encoded by the coding sequence ATGCTGCCTTGGAAACGTGCGCTCAGACCACTGTCAGCCCTCATGCTCGCAGTGGCCGTCGCCCTCACCCCGGCCGCCACCGCCACCGCGGAATCCACCACTGCCGCCCCCAGCAGTGGCTGGAACGACTACAACTGCAAGCCCTCCGCCGCCCATCCCCGTCCCGTCGTCCTCGTCCACGGCACCCTCGGGAACTCCGTCGACAACTGGCTCGTCCTCGCCCCGTATCTGGTGAAGCGCGGCTACTGCGTCTTCTCCCTCGACTACGGGCAACTCCCCCATGTGCCCTTCTTCCACGGCCTCGGGCCCATCGACAGGTCGGCGGAGCAACTCGACGCCTATGTCGACAAGGTGCTCGCCGCCACCGGCGCGCCCAAGGCCGACATCGTCGGCCACTCCCAGGGCGGCATGATGCCGCGCTACTACCTCAAGTTCCTGGGTGGGGCCGCCAAGGTGAACGCCCTCGTCGGCATCGCCCCCAGCAACCACGGCACCAACCTGAACGGCTTCACCAAGCTGCTGCCGTACTTCCCCGGCGCGGCGGACCTGCTCGGCCGGCACACCCCGGCCCTCGCCGACCAGGTCACCGGATCCGCCTTCCTCACCAAGCTCAACGCGGACGGCGACACCGTGCCCGGCGTGCGCTACACGGTCATCGCCACCCGTTACGACGAGGTGGTCACGCCTTGGCGGTCGCAGTACCTCAGCGGGCCGAACGTCCGCAACGTACTGCTCCAGGACCTCTGTCCACTCGATCTGTCGGAGCACGTCGCGATCGGCGTGTTCGACCTGATCGCCTACCACGAGGTGGCCAACGCGCTCGACCCGGCGCACGCGAGACCCACCACCTGCGCGTCCGTCTTCGGCTGA
- a CDS encoding lytic polysaccharide monooxygenase, with translation MTARRRVTTVAALGFAPLALAGLATAPASAHGSMTDPVSRISACFAEGPENPDSAACKALVAAGGTQPLYDWNEVNIADAAGNHKQLIPDGKLCSAGRDKYKGLDLPRADWPSSPLASGNHTFRYKATAPHKGTFELYLTKDGYDPTKPLAWSDLEEKPFAKVTNPELQNGAYVFNGIVPNKSGRHLVYSIWQRSDSPEAFYTCSDVVFGKDSGGSAAAPAASAPSEQDIEKGADKSTVDHGGHGGDGHGEPADKGAGTGTGADTDTGTEAGKPAEQPAENAPEAKGADEPAAAPAAPETSDEKLAATGGDSSTTYMAIGGAATLAVGAAALFGLGRRRTVTPGGRHSR, from the coding sequence ATGACCGCTCGCCGCAGGGTCACCACGGTCGCCGCGCTCGGCTTCGCGCCGCTCGCCCTCGCCGGTCTCGCCACGGCGCCGGCGTCCGCCCACGGATCGATGACGGACCCGGTCAGCCGGATCTCCGCCTGTTTCGCGGAGGGGCCGGAGAACCCGGACTCGGCGGCGTGCAAGGCGCTGGTCGCGGCGGGCGGGACGCAACCGCTGTACGACTGGAACGAGGTCAACATCGCCGATGCGGCGGGGAATCACAAGCAGTTGATACCGGACGGCAAGCTGTGCAGCGCGGGCCGCGACAAGTACAAGGGCCTCGACCTGCCGCGCGCCGACTGGCCGTCCTCGCCGCTCGCCTCCGGCAACCACACCTTCCGCTACAAGGCGACCGCGCCGCACAAGGGCACGTTCGAGCTGTATCTGACGAAGGACGGCTACGACCCCACGAAGCCGCTCGCGTGGTCGGACCTGGAGGAGAAGCCGTTCGCGAAGGTCACGAACCCGGAGCTGCAGAACGGCGCGTACGTCTTCAACGGCATCGTGCCGAACAAGTCGGGCCGGCACCTGGTGTATTCGATCTGGCAGCGCTCGGACTCCCCCGAGGCGTTCTACACCTGCTCCGACGTGGTCTTCGGCAAGGACAGCGGTGGAAGTGCCGCGGCCCCCGCCGCGAGTGCGCCCTCCGAGCAGGACATCGAGAAGGGTGCGGACAAGTCCACGGTCGACCACGGCGGTCACGGCGGTGACGGCCACGGCGAGCCGGCGGACAAGGGCGCAGGCACAGGCACAGGCGCGGACACGGACACGGGAACAGAGGCGGGGAAGCCCGCGGAGCAGCCGGCGGAGAACGCCCCGGAGGCGAAGGGCGCCGACGAGCCCGCAGCCGCCCCCGCCGCCCCGGAGACGTCGGACGAGAAGCTCGCCGCCACAGGTGGCGACAGCAGCACCACCTACATGGCGATCGGCGGTGCGGCGACGCTCGCGGTCGGTGCGGCGGCGCTGTTCGGGCTGGGCCGACGCAGGACCGTGACGCCGGGCGGACGTCACAGCCGCTGA
- a CDS encoding RICIN domain-containing protein: MLPRNRQVSAEIGLPFLKIGTNDVGAFFKRRERQPSGPFLLISVSSGLALDTCLRNSDGSQPHLWGPHGQPHQLWYLEASGHGRQVHIISASNNLLLDGHAAASLDHLRMRGRSDDDAAWQRWHVIPAPGLRAHRIINAGTGLALDTPREAEARTMPVFWEPHDGDNQQWLLAMPFVIPAEGS; this comes from the coding sequence ATGCTGCCGCGGAACCGTCAGGTGAGTGCCGAGATAGGTCTTCCGTTCCTGAAGATCGGAACGAACGATGTGGGCGCGTTCTTCAAGCGTCGTGAGCGTCAGCCGAGTGGGCCCTTCCTGCTCATATCGGTCAGCAGCGGGTTGGCGCTCGACACGTGTTTGCGCAACTCCGATGGCAGCCAGCCGCATCTCTGGGGGCCGCACGGTCAGCCCCATCAGTTGTGGTACCTGGAGGCGTCCGGCCATGGCAGGCAGGTGCACATCATCTCCGCAAGCAACAACTTGCTGCTCGATGGACATGCGGCAGCGTCGCTTGATCATCTCCGCATGCGGGGGCGGAGTGACGACGACGCTGCTTGGCAACGGTGGCATGTCATACCCGCCCCTGGGCTTCGGGCGCACCGCATCATCAACGCAGGGACGGGCCTCGCGCTGGACACCCCTCGCGAAGCTGAGGCCAGGACGATGCCCGTGTTCTGGGAGCCGCATGACGGGGATAACCAGCAGTGGCTGCTGGCCATGCCGTTCGTCATACCGGCAGAGGGCTCCTGA
- a CDS encoding class II glutamine amidotransferase, with translation MCRWLAYSGTPMLLDTILYKPAHSLIDQSLHSKLGVETTNGDGFGVGWYTEDNSTPALLRDIGPAWNNRNLREMADHVRSPLFFAHIRASTGTAVQQSNCHPFRRGPWMFMHNGAVAGFHLMRRDLTMLIDPALYADLEGTTDSEVMFYLALTFGLEQDPPAAVAKMAGVVERTARDHGVEFPLQMTLAITDGERVWAFRYSSENASRSLFYSSRVDALRRLHPDLAFLEDISEETRLIVSEPLGDLPGAWNEVPESSYGVVQPGADELHPFAPAPA, from the coding sequence ATGTGCCGATGGCTCGCGTATTCGGGAACACCCATGCTGCTCGACACCATCCTGTACAAACCGGCCCACTCGCTGATCGACCAGAGCCTGCATTCCAAGCTCGGCGTGGAGACCACGAACGGCGATGGGTTCGGTGTCGGCTGGTACACGGAGGACAACAGCACTCCGGCGCTCCTCAGGGACATCGGCCCCGCCTGGAACAACCGCAACCTGCGGGAGATGGCGGACCACGTCCGCTCCCCGCTGTTCTTCGCCCATATCCGGGCGTCGACCGGAACGGCGGTGCAGCAATCGAACTGTCACCCGTTCCGGCGCGGCCCCTGGATGTTCATGCACAACGGAGCCGTCGCCGGCTTCCACCTCATGCGCCGTGACCTCACCATGCTCATCGATCCCGCGCTGTACGCCGACCTCGAAGGGACGACGGACTCCGAGGTGATGTTCTACCTGGCACTCACCTTCGGCCTGGAGCAGGACCCGCCCGCCGCCGTGGCAAAGATGGCAGGGGTCGTGGAGCGCACCGCCCGCGACCATGGGGTGGAGTTCCCGCTCCAGATGACGCTCGCCATCACCGACGGCGAACGCGTCTGGGCCTTCCGCTACTCCAGCGAGAACGCTTCCCGGTCGCTGTTCTACAGCAGCCGGGTCGACGCACTGCGCAGGCTCCACCCCGATCTCGCGTTCCTCGAGGACATCTCCGAGGAGACCCGCCTCATCGTGTCCGAGCCCCTCGGCGACCTGCCCGGCGCCTGGAACGAGGTACCGGAGAGCAGCTACGGCGTCGTGCAACCTGGCGCTGACGAGTTGCATCCCTTCGCCCCGGCCCCCGCATGA
- a CDS encoding amphi-Trp domain-containing protein, which yields MKDLKYEQKGSLSRLEAADQLMAIAAALRQGGDAELVLGPGRLSLRIPDELQSETEIEVGDGEIELEIEFKWPTAPARTAPSQAGAAAERAAKSRKSAPAKPGRSSTGTGGKNTKRAAGKAP from the coding sequence ATGAAGGACCTCAAGTACGAACAGAAGGGCTCGCTGTCACGCCTCGAAGCCGCTGATCAGCTCATGGCGATCGCGGCCGCGCTGAGGCAAGGAGGGGACGCCGAACTGGTACTCGGCCCGGGCAGGCTGAGCCTGCGGATCCCCGACGAACTTCAGAGCGAGACGGAGATCGAGGTCGGTGACGGGGAGATCGAGCTGGAGATCGAGTTCAAGTGGCCGACCGCACCGGCCAGGACAGCGCCGTCGCAGGCGGGGGCAGCGGCAGAGAGGGCCGCCAAGAGCCGGAAGAGCGCACCCGCCAAGCCTGGGCGGAGCAGCACCGGAACCGGCGGCAAGAACACGAAGCGGGCCGCCGGAAAGGCGCCGTGA
- a CDS encoding MFS transporter: protein MAPEAGTAKSSSARLVLLTLATGQFLMALDSSVMNVSIATVADDVGTTVTGIQGAITAYTLVMAMFMIPGGKVGALIGRKRAFMIGCGVYGCGSLITSLAPNLPVLLFGWSFLEGIGAALILPAIVALVAGNFAAERRPAAYGLVAAAGAVAIALGPLIGGVATTYFSWRWVFAGEVVIVLGILLLARRIADAPIGERPRIDLIGAVLSALGLGTFVYGVLRSSEWGWFRPKPDAPSLLGISPVVWLMLAGLLLIWLFLRWEARLVEQRREPLIDPDLLHNKQLTGGLTMFFFQYLVQMGVFFVVPLYLSVALGLSALTTGARILPLSLTLLAAAVLIPRYLPNVSPRRVVRLGVLAMLAGAVILMAALDADAGAEIVTVPLLLIGLGMGALASQLGSVTVSAVPEAQSAEVGGVQNAVTNLGASIGTALAGSIMIAALTSSFLTSVEQNPAVPADVKSQAAVALQSGAPFMSDAQLKTALDEAGTSSEVTRDALDANAAARIDGLRAALAILALTALLALFFTHRIPTTQPRSANA, encoded by the coding sequence ATGGCTCCCGAGGCAGGTACCGCGAAGAGTTCGTCAGCACGACTCGTCCTGCTGACGCTCGCGACCGGTCAGTTCCTCATGGCGCTCGACAGCTCCGTCATGAATGTCTCGATCGCGACGGTGGCCGACGACGTGGGCACCACGGTGACGGGCATCCAGGGCGCCATCACGGCCTACACCCTGGTGATGGCGATGTTCATGATCCCCGGTGGCAAGGTCGGGGCGCTGATCGGCCGCAAACGCGCGTTCATGATCGGCTGCGGCGTCTACGGCTGCGGCTCCCTCATCACGTCGCTCGCACCGAACCTGCCCGTGCTGCTGTTCGGCTGGTCGTTCCTCGAGGGAATCGGAGCGGCGCTCATCCTTCCCGCGATCGTGGCACTCGTGGCCGGCAACTTCGCCGCTGAACGCCGCCCCGCCGCCTACGGACTCGTCGCAGCCGCAGGAGCGGTGGCGATCGCGCTCGGGCCGCTCATCGGGGGCGTCGCGACGACGTACTTCTCCTGGCGGTGGGTCTTCGCCGGTGAGGTGGTGATCGTGCTCGGCATCCTGCTGCTCGCCCGCCGCATCGCTGACGCACCGATCGGCGAACGCCCGCGCATCGATCTGATCGGCGCCGTGCTTTCCGCCCTCGGACTCGGGACCTTCGTCTACGGCGTGCTGCGCTCCAGCGAATGGGGCTGGTTCCGGCCGAAACCCGACGCACCTTCCTTGCTCGGGATTTCGCCGGTCGTGTGGCTGATGCTGGCCGGCCTGCTTCTGATCTGGCTCTTCCTCCGCTGGGAGGCCCGCCTCGTGGAACAGCGCAGAGAGCCACTCATCGACCCGGACCTGCTGCACAACAAGCAGCTCACCGGCGGGCTGACGATGTTCTTCTTCCAGTACCTCGTGCAGATGGGCGTGTTCTTCGTCGTACCGCTCTACCTGTCGGTCGCCCTGGGCCTGTCCGCGCTCACGACCGGCGCCCGGATCCTGCCGCTCTCACTGACACTGCTGGCGGCCGCCGTCCTGATCCCCCGCTACCTCCCGAACGTCTCACCACGACGGGTGGTGCGGCTCGGGGTCCTCGCGATGCTCGCGGGCGCGGTGATCCTCATGGCCGCGCTCGACGCGGACGCCGGGGCGGAGATCGTCACCGTCCCGCTCCTGTTGATCGGGCTCGGCATGGGCGCGCTGGCGTCCCAGCTCGGATCGGTCACCGTGTCGGCAGTACCGGAGGCACAGAGCGCAGAGGTCGGCGGCGTCCAGAACGCCGTCACCAACCTCGGCGCCTCGATCGGTACGGCACTCGCCGGGTCGATCATGATCGCCGCGCTCACCTCCTCGTTCCTGACCAGCGTCGAGCAGAATCCAGCGGTCCCTGCCGACGTCAAGAGCCAGGCGGCCGTCGCGCTCCAGAGCGGCGCGCCCTTCATGTCGGACGCTCAGCTGAAAACCGCCCTCGATGAAGCGGGTACGAGCTCGGAGGTGACCCGGGACGCGCTCGATGCGAACGCCGCCGCCAGGATCGACGGCCTGCGCGCTGCACTCGCCATCCTCGCGCTCACCGCCCTCCTGGCGCTGTTCTTCACCCACCGGATCCCGACGACCCAGCCCCGCTCCGCCAATGCCTGA
- a CDS encoding VOC family protein, whose translation MAGEISFFELGVADSEQARTFYAGLFGWTFEAGTTEGGGYSIRTPGVPGGVHGGDSGAAPYIFFRVDDMQTAVARVRELGGSVDDIGVGGDEDTVARFGRFQLCHDDQGSPFGLHQPPAGT comes from the coding sequence ATGGCCGGGGAGATCTCGTTCTTCGAACTGGGCGTCGCGGACTCCGAGCAGGCCCGGACCTTCTACGCCGGGCTGTTCGGCTGGACCTTCGAGGCCGGGACGACGGAGGGCGGCGGCTACTCGATCCGCACCCCCGGTGTCCCCGGCGGAGTGCACGGAGGTGACTCCGGAGCCGCCCCGTACATCTTCTTCCGCGTCGACGACATGCAGACGGCCGTCGCCCGCGTACGCGAGCTCGGCGGGTCGGTCGACGACATCGGTGTCGGCGGCGACGAGGACACGGTCGCCCGCTTCGGCCGTTTCCAGCTGTGCCACGACGACCAGGGCTCACCCTTCGGCCTCCACCAGCCGCCGGCCGGCACCTGA
- a CDS encoding response regulator, translating to MTKVLVVDDDFMVAKLHSRYVSQAEGFTVAGVAHSGGEALRAAERLRPDLVLLDIYLPDMDGITVLRELRAAEERDPDRPSADALFITAARDAAVVRSALRAGALHYLIKPFNQAALHEQLRHVAALRSRLDRLDEARQEDVDQIFGTRPPGSRELPKGLAPHTAELVERILREHPGDLSASECAAAGSLSRVSARRYLEYFAETGRAEVTLRYGGTGRPERRYRRIG from the coding sequence GTGACAAAGGTGCTGGTGGTGGACGACGACTTCATGGTCGCGAAGCTGCACAGCCGCTATGTGTCCCAGGCGGAGGGCTTCACGGTCGCCGGGGTGGCCCACAGCGGCGGCGAGGCGCTGCGCGCCGCGGAGCGGCTGCGGCCCGACCTCGTGCTGCTCGACATCTACCTGCCCGACATGGACGGCATCACGGTGCTGCGGGAGCTGCGGGCGGCGGAGGAGCGTGATCCGGACCGGCCGAGCGCCGACGCCTTGTTCATCACGGCCGCACGGGACGCGGCGGTGGTCCGCTCCGCGCTGCGCGCGGGCGCGCTGCACTACCTGATCAAGCCCTTCAACCAGGCCGCGCTGCATGAGCAGCTCCGGCATGTGGCGGCGCTCCGCTCACGCCTCGACCGGCTGGACGAGGCGCGCCAGGAGGATGTGGACCAGATCTTCGGCACCCGTCCGCCCGGCTCCCGCGAGCTGCCCAAGGGCCTCGCCCCGCACACTGCGGAGCTGGTGGAGCGCATCCTGCGGGAGCACCCGGGCGATCTCTCGGCCTCCGAGTGCGCGGCGGCGGGTTCCCTGTCACGGGTGAGCGCGCGGCGGTACCTGGAGTACTTCGCGGAGACGGGCCGGGCCGAGGTGACGCTCCGCTACGGCGGTACGGGCCGCCCGGAGCGCCGCTACCGCCGCATCGGCTGA
- a CDS encoding tripartite tricarboxylate transporter substrate binding protein: MRLRTPIALLGAALLVLVGPPLLTSGSGAETGTQIPGLRFMVPNTPGGGYDITARTAAKNAEDAGLTHNIEVFNLPGAGGTVGLTRLVGEHGNGKLAMSMGLGVVGAVHTNKSPKTLADTTPIARLTEEQDIVVVAKDSPYKNIGQLIDAWKKSPGKLPVGGGSSPGGPDHLAPMLMAQAAGIAPKSVNYIPFDGGGELLASILGNKVAFGVSGVGEYLDQIKSGELRLLAVTGPKRVPGLDAPTLREAGLDTEFTNWRGIVAPPGLTDGERDKLIGLVTKLHGSKQWQDSMRKNGWDDAFLTGDKFGEFLDEQDDSVDQVLKELGL, translated from the coding sequence GTGCGACTGCGCACCCCCATTGCCCTGCTCGGGGCGGCACTGCTGGTGCTCGTGGGGCCGCCGCTGCTCACCTCGGGCAGCGGCGCAGAAACCGGTACCCAGATCCCCGGTCTGCGGTTCATGGTTCCCAACACCCCCGGCGGCGGCTACGACATCACCGCCCGCACGGCCGCCAAGAACGCCGAGGACGCAGGGCTCACCCACAACATCGAGGTCTTCAACCTGCCCGGCGCGGGCGGCACCGTCGGCCTGACCCGGCTCGTCGGCGAGCACGGCAACGGCAAGCTGGCCATGTCCATGGGCCTCGGCGTCGTCGGCGCCGTACACACCAACAAGTCGCCGAAGACCCTGGCCGACACCACACCGATCGCCCGGCTCACGGAGGAGCAGGACATCGTGGTGGTCGCCAAGGACTCCCCGTACAAGAACATCGGCCAGCTGATCGACGCGTGGAAGAAGAGCCCCGGCAAGCTTCCGGTCGGCGGCGGCTCTTCGCCCGGCGGGCCGGACCACCTCGCGCCCATGCTGATGGCGCAGGCCGCCGGGATAGCGCCCAAGTCCGTCAACTACATCCCCTTCGACGGCGGCGGTGAGCTGCTCGCCTCCATCCTCGGCAACAAGGTCGCCTTCGGGGTCTCCGGCGTCGGCGAGTACCTCGACCAGATCAAGTCGGGCGAGCTGCGGCTGCTGGCCGTGACCGGGCCGAAGCGTGTCCCCGGTCTGGACGCGCCCACCCTGCGCGAGGCCGGGCTCGACACCGAGTTCACCAACTGGCGCGGCATCGTGGCCCCGCCGGGCCTCACCGACGGCGAGCGCGACAAGCTCATCGGGCTGGTCACGAAGCTGCACGGATCGAAGCAGTGGCAGGACTCCATGAGGAAGAACGGCTGGGACGACGCCTTCCTCACCGGCGACAAGTTCGGCGAATTCCTCGACGAGCAGGACGACAGCGTCGACCAGGTGCTGAAGGAGCTGGGGCTGTGA